The window CGTGACCAGTTGACAACCTTATCCAGCGAAGCCGTCATGATATTATTGCCCAGAACGTGATAGTAATCCGCTCCGGAAGCCTGTTCTGGTTTGTTTACTCCCATTCCAATGCTCCTTTTTTCCAGACATAAACATAGCCAACCAGCAGGATTACGATGAAGACGCCCATCTCAATAAAGCCGAACATCCCCAGACGCTTGAACACAACCGCCCATGGATAGAGGAAAACAGCCTCAATATCGAACAGAATGAACAGCATGGCGACAATGTAAAACTTGACCGAGAAACGCTCACGAGCTGTACCGATCAGCGGCATCCCGCATTCATAGGGGGCAAGCTTGACAGCACTGGGCTTTTTGGGGCCGAAAAGAAACGAGAAAGTCACCGAACCTAATGCAAACAAAAGTGCAACGGTTATGAGGACGAGTATCGGCAGATAACTCTCAAGCATGGGAACAGCTCCTCCTGACAGGGGTTACTTAATATTTTTTAAACAAAGCATAATTCACTAATTTTAGCGTCGTGCAAGTTAAGTCAAAACGCCCCCTTTGTCAAGGGAAAAATAGAGTATACTGTATGCAATTTACAAGCGATTTAATCCTAATTTTACAAGCACTTACGAGGTATACATCCTTAAAAAACCCGTGATTTAGAGCTCCATTTTCCAGCGCAAAAAAGGCTAAAAAATACCGTATACTCAACCACTTCCCAAACAAATAAAACACCTTTTCACAAAAATATCCCACAGCGTGGTTCTGCTCAAATACACAGCCGCCAATTGTGCAATTTCTTGCTGTTGACACAAATTTGTTATACTCAAGAAAAACCCCTTTATCTCTCACGACAGGAGAAAAGTATGCGTATTTTTCTTACCGGTGCCACCGGTTTTGTCGGCCACCATGTCATCCAGGCCCTCCTGCTGAACGGTCACACGGTTCGCTGCCTGGTGCGCAAACCAACCCCATCTCTGACCAGCCTTGTACAAGTAGAAACGGTTCAGGGCGACATCACCAACCCTGCAGAACTGAAACAGGCCATGTCCGACTGCGATGCCATCATCCATCTGGTCGGCATCATTCGCGCCTTCCCACAGCGGGGAATCACCTTTGAAAAACTTCACGTTGAGGCGACTCGCAACATCATAACGGCGGCAGCAGAAGCCGGTATTGACCGCTACCTACATATGAGTGCCAACGGTGCCAGTCCAGACTGCCCCGAAGCCTATGGCGCAACCAAGTGGCGTGCCGAGGAGCTAGTGCGACAGTCCCGGCTCACGTGGACGATTTTCCGCCCGTCGCTCATCTTTGGCCCTGACGGCGAGTTCACGCGCATGCTCATCCAGCAGCTTCGCTTCCTGCCGATGATTCCGATCATCGGTGATGGCCATTATCAGCTTAGCCCCGTCAACGTGGACGATGTCGCGCTCGGCTTCGCCAACGCCTTATCCTCTCCTCAGGCCATCGGCAAAATCTACCACTGTTGCGGTCCGGACACCTGCAGCTACAATGACCTGATCGACCTCATTGGCCATGCCCTGGGCCGCAAACGCGTCTTCAAACTGCATCACCCCCTGATCCTGATGCAACCGATAACGCGGTTTATGGAACGATTTGCCTTTTTTCCCGTCACCAGCGACCAGATCTCCATGCTGATTCGCGGTAATGTCTGCAACCTCGAACCTTGGGCCAGCGAACTGAACCTCACACCAACTCCTCTCGCCGACATCATTAAAAAAGCCCTGGCCGGTTAATCCGGCCAGGGCTTCAAAGGGGCTTCTTAGTATTAAGTTACGACGCGGCGCCCTCTTCAGGAGGCGTCAGATAGCGGGTTACGGCGGCTCGAATCGCTGTGGCCGCAAGATTGGAACAGTGCATCTTACTGTCCGGCAGGCCCCCTAACGCTTCAGCAACTTTTTCATCGGTCACCTCCAGAGCCTCTTCAAGGGTCTTACCCTCAACCATGGTACTGGCCATCGACGTTGTCGCAATGGCGGCCCCACATCCATACACCTTGTACTTCACATCGGTAATGACATTGTCGTCGATCTTTAAAAAAATCAGAACCGCATCACCACAGCCGGGATCCCCCACCTTAACAACGACATTGGGGTTCTCGATCTGCCCTACATTTCTCGGATTAGAGAAATGATCCATTACTTTATCCGTGTACATAGCCCTTACCGCTCCCATCCAAAACATTCTTGAGCAAAACGCTCTGATTTATTTTTCTATCGTAAAACAGCTTTACCGCATGAGTCAAGAACAAGTAGTATAGACAGTTCGTCACGATTGCACAGAACTTCTATCGTAGTCAGCCGCGCCCGATCAGACAATAGTATTTTTTATGTGCAGCAGCAACCATCACCGCAGATTTATCGTGCGATACTCTCAAAGCAGCGAAAGCATTTAACACCGTGGCCCCACAAACCGAAAACATTACCACCAGCTACGCTGACCACTGCCTGGAAACCATGCGTCAAGCCATCCAGGACTCCGGTGGCAACGAACTGTTCTTCCTCGGCCACACCGATGACAACCTGTCCATTACCGACATCACCATCCTGGCCCGAGGGCATCGCTCAGCCGTTCCAGCCATCACCAGCCGCTGCCGTTGCGGCGACACGGTTATCCACAACCACCCGTCGGGAAATTTAACCCCGTCCAATGCCGACCTCGGCATTGCTGCGCGACTGGGCGAAACTGGCATCGGTTTTCACATTGTGGATAACCTTGTTGAAAACGTGTATAAAGTCGTCGACGCCTGCCCGGAGCCACAATCAACAACCATTCGCCATGACGCCGTCGCCCACGTGCTAGCCGCCCACGGCCCCCTGGCCAGTCATCTGGGCAGCTACGAGGAGCGCCCGGAGCAACTGCGCATGGCACTGGCGGTTGCCGAGGCGTTTAACCAAAACGGATTGGCCACCATTGAGGCCGGGACCGGCACAGGAAAAAGCTTGGCTTATCTGATTCCGGCAATCATGTGGGCCCTTGACAACGAACAGCCAGTGGCCATCTCCACCAACACCATCAACCTTCAGGAGCAACTGATCAGCAAAGACCTACCATTGCTTAAGGAGGTCATGGACCGAGAATTTCATTCCGTTCTGGTCAAAGGGCGCAACAACTATCTGTGCCTGAGAAGACTGGACAGCGCCCACCGCGAACCGGACCTGTTCCAAAACGAACAATCCGGCGAACTCGCCCAATTACACGAATGGGCTGCAGCCACCAATGTCGGCAGCCGCGACGAACTGACGTTCATCCCTTCATCCGCCGTATGGATGGAAGTGTGCTGCGAAATGGATCAATGCCCACGAACACGCTGCCCCCATTACAGCCGTTGTTTTTTTCATAAAGCCCGGCGGCGAGCTGCTCATGCCGACCTGCTGGTGGTTAACCACGCCCTGCTGCTCTCCGATCTGTCTCTGCGCGCCGAGACGGAAAACTACAGCGCAGCCGCGGTCCTGCCGCCCTACAGTCGCATTGTTTTTGATGAGGCCCACCACCTTGAAGATGCGGCGACCCGCAATTTTTCCATCCGGTTAAGCCATCTGAGCTTTGCCTACAGCCTCAACCGTCTGGTCCATCCACGCAAACCGGAAAAGGGCCTACTACCCCGACTGTTGTCGACACTGGCCCGCGAACTGCCGGACACGTTGAGCGCGCTTTATGACAGCCTCTATCGCCGCATCGAAACCGCCGCCCTAGACTGTCGGCAACTGCGCGACGACCTCGGAGAAACGTTTACCGGCCAACGCGACAAACTGCTGCAAACCGACGAGTCGGCATCTGCCAACGGATTCTGCTGGCGCATCACCCCCCAATGTACAGAAACCGAACGCTGGCTGGTGCTGCAAAAAGGGTTCGCCCCACTGATCAAGCAGTGCGAGTCACTGTCGAACCACCTCGACCAATTGATCAAAGCCTGCGAACAACTCCCGGAAAAATTGTTCGAGCAGGTGAGCGGACAACTGACCGATATCCGTGCCATGTCCGGCCGCATCCAATGCATGGGCAGTGAGCTGGCCATTGTCCTGAGTGCCGGCGACAGCGCCTGCACCTGGATTGAGATTAACGAGTCACGCGGCCGCAAGAGAGATAAAATACTCTGGCTGAACAGCGCACCGATCAGTGTCGCCGCTACCCTTAAGCAAGCGGTCTACGATCGCTTCCGCAGTATCGTTTTCACCAGTGCCACACTGACTGTCAATCGTCAATTTCACTATTTCCATCAACGCACCGGTCTCAACCTGTGCCCGGAGAAAAGGCGCCAGCAACTCTGCCTTGACTCGCCGTTTGACTTTGCCTCTCAAGCCAGGGTCGTCATCCCAACGGACATCGTGCCGCCCACCCACCAAAACTATGCCGCCATGTTGGCCGAACAGGTTGAACAGGCGGTGATTGCTTCTGAAGGGCGCAGTTTCGTGCTGTTTACCGCCTACTCCCTGCTGAAAAAACTCTACAATGAGCTGGAGCCACCGCTCCATGCCCGCGGTTTCAACTGCCTTTATCAGGGGCAGAGCGCCCGCCATTTGTTGCTGAAAAAATTCCGCCTCGACCAAAAGCACATCCTGTTCGGCACCGATTCGTTCTGGGAGGGGGTCGATGTTCCCGGCCAGGCATTGCAGCAGGTGATCATCACCCGCCTACCGTTTCGGGTACCCACCGAACCAATTCAGATCGCCCGCAGCGAACACCTCGAACAGATGGGCGTTGATCCGTTTATGCACTATACGGTTCCCCAAGCGGTGCTGCGACTTAAACAGGGCTTCGGCCGTCTGATCCGCCACCGCCAGGACCGGGGCGTCGTCTTGATTCTCGACCAGCGCGTGATCAGCAAAGGCTACGGCCGGATCTTTCTCAACTCCCTGCCTCCGGCACAACGACTGACCGGACCGGCACAAACCATCCAACAGCAACTCCGGCAATTCTTTTGCTCTGCCGACCCGACCTCGGAGGAATGACGCCATGGCTAAACCCGGAAAAACCGGTTTGACCCGCATTTTTAATGCCACCGGCTATTCGCTTGCCGGCCTTAAGGCCGCTTGGCACAACGAAGCAGCCTTTCGCCAGGAAGTCATCCTGGCCCTCATATTCACCCCGCTGGCATTCTGGATATCTTCCAGCCTGACACAAACGGCCCTACTCCTAACCAGCCTGTACCTGATCCTGCTGATGGAACTGGCCAATTCCGCGTTGGAAGCCGTTGTCGACCGCATCAGTGACGAGCATCACCCGCTATCGGGACGGGCAAAGGATATCGGCTCCGCCATGGTGTTTGTCTCTCTGGCAGGAGCTGCTGCGGTGTGGCTTTTGGTGTTGTTAGACTAGCCTTCAAAGACTCTGTGCAAATACACAGGAGCTAAACAATAAATCGTCCTCAAAAGAATACGAGTTACCACGTAGCGAAGAAACGGTCTGTTAGCTATAGTCTAACCATCAACAGCAGGAAACGGTTTTTCCACAGAAAACCTCCTACTTTTTGGCCGGCAGCCTCCCCTCGCCGGCCTTTTTTTTGCTCTAATCCGACTCAGGTCTGTGTTAGTCTGACGGCTCAAACAACAGACACAAAGGAAAACACCATAAATCAGCACGGCCTTCCGGCAACGTTCCACCGCGAACGGAAGGTTAAGGATCAAAAATAATGACATCTTCGACACCGTTGCTCCGCCGCGTCCTGACACTCTGCACCCTGGCATGCCTATTATGGACATTGCCAGCCTCAGCCAGCCCCCTGCCCAACCAGAACTTTGATCCACAGCGCGCCAAGCTGCTCGGCTACATCGTCAGCCAACACCTCACCCGCCATCACTATTCGCACAAGAGTCTTGACGACGATCTGTCTGTGGCCGCATTTGATCTGTACCTCAAGCAACTCGACGCTCAAAAGCGCTTTCTGCTGACCACGGACGTCAAGATGCTCGGGGCCTACGAAAGCTATATCGACAACGAAATCCGCCGTGGTGAAATCCACCTGCCGATTTACAGTGCTCAGATCATGGCGGAGCGAATCCCCGTTGTTGAAAACATGATTGAAGAACTGCTGGCAAAACCGTTTAATTTCACCCTTGATGAGCAACTGGAAACCGACAATAAAAAGCTTGAGTTCTGCCGGACAGACCAGGAACTCAAAGAGCGCTGGCGAAAAATCCTCAAGTTCCAGGTGGCCAATCGCTACCTCGACCTCAAAGAGGAGCAGGAGCAACCGGCCGCGGAAAGCGACTCTGCAGAAAAGGCATCTACGGACACGCCCGCCAAGAAACTGAGCGACGACGAGCTGCGCCAACAGGCACGGGAAAAAGTGGCCAAACGTTACCAGCACCTGATGGCACGCATGCTCAAAGAGAAAGAAGACGAGCATTTCGACCGCTACCTCAACGCCATCTCCCGTGCTTACGACCCTCACAGCAACTACCTGCCTCCGGCACAAAAGGAGGATTTTGATATCCACATGCGCGGTTCCCTGGAGGGGATCGGTGCGCTACTGCGCGAGGAGGACGGCTACATCAAGGTCGTCAGCCTGATCCCTGGTGGCGCGGCAGAACAAGAAGGACAACTGGAGAGTGAAGACACCATTCTCAAAGTCGCTGAAGGCGATCAGGAACCGGTTGACATTACCGACACCCGTATCCGTGATGCCGTTTCCCTGATTCGAGGCCCCAAAGGCACCGAGGTCCGACTCCACGTCAAAAAAGCGGACGGCTCGAGACGCATCATCTCCATTGTCCGTGAGGTGGTTCAGATCAAGGAAACATTTGTCAAATCCACGGTCATCACCCCACCAGACAGCACAGAATCCTTTGGCTACCTGAAAATCCCCAGTTTCTACCGGGATTTCAAGAACGGCGACAAAAACGCCCGCAACGTCACCCGCGATACGCGCCTGGAATTGGAAAAACTGCGTAAAAGCAACATCAACGGTCTGATCATTGACCTGCGCAACAATGGCGGCGGCTCTCTTTCCGATGCCGTGGACACAACAGGGCTGTTCATCAAAAAAGGCCCGGTGGTTCAGGTGAAGGACAGTACCGGAGACATTCAGGTTCTTGCCGATGAAGACCCGAAACAGTATTACGACGGCCCCATCATTGTACTGGTCAACAAATTCAGCGCCTCCGCCTCTGAAATCCTTGCTGGAGCGCTACAGGACTACCACCGCGCCATCATTGTCGGCAGCAAACACACTCACGGGAAAGGCACGGTTCAGGCCGTTCTCGACCTCGACGACAACCTGCCGTTTCGCAACATGGAGCAGTTCAAGCCGTTAGGCGCACTGAAAATTACCGTGCAAAAATTCTATCGCGTCAGCGGTGGGTCTACTCAGTACCGTGGCATTGTTCCCGACATCATCCTGCCGGATCGGTTTGAAGCCGTAAAAAGCGGTGAACAATATATTGACTATTCGTTGCCGTGGGATACTATACAAAGTAGTGATTACAAGCCATTGGCAATGCAAACACCCCTGCTTCACCTTCAGAAGAGCAGCTCCGAACGTGTGGCTGACGATCCGGATATGCAACGCATTGCCAAGCAGGCAGAAGAAGCGCGCGAACGAATCGAGAATACGCGCCATGATTTAACCCTGGCCGCCATTCGTGCTGAGCGCCACGCCTTTGAAGCCGAAAAAGAGGGCATGCCGGGCTCTGACAACGCCTCGGATCAGGACGACGACTGGCAGCAACAGGTCAACGAAGACCCCTATGTCCATGAAGGCATGGCGATCATTCACGACCTATTGACCTTGAGTTGACTAGCGATAGCGGATCGCACGGAAAGGACCTCCATGGCTCAGCACAGCATACTCATATCCGCTGACGTTCAGGCGCTTCTTAATCTGGATGACGATTTCTCCAAGAAGGAAGGCTTTTCCATTCTGGTGGCGTCATCGGCTAAGGATCTCCTCAAGCAGGCACGCGAGCACCATCCGAACATCATCTTCCTCATTCCATCTATGGAAGTGGATCAGCGCAATTGCTGTCGCCTGCTCAAGGAAGATTCCCGCGTCAGTGACATTCCGGTTGTTGCCGTCGTCAACAGCACGACTGCCGACGATCTTGACCACTGTCACCATGCACGCCCAGACGACATCCTGTTCACTCCGATCAACAACCATCTGTTTCTGACCTCGGCCCGCCGCATTCTCGGCCTGGCCCACCGATCCTTTTCCCGACTCCAGACCAGTCTTGTCGTCGACTACGGAACGGACAAAGACCAAAAAAGGG of the Desulfuromonas acetoxidans DSM 684 genome contains:
- a CDS encoding carboxy terminal-processing peptidase, which translates into the protein MTSSTPLLRRVLTLCTLACLLWTLPASASPLPNQNFDPQRAKLLGYIVSQHLTRHHYSHKSLDDDLSVAAFDLYLKQLDAQKRFLLTTDVKMLGAYESYIDNEIRRGEIHLPIYSAQIMAERIPVVENMIEELLAKPFNFTLDEQLETDNKKLEFCRTDQELKERWRKILKFQVANRYLDLKEEQEQPAAESDSAEKASTDTPAKKLSDDELRQQAREKVAKRYQHLMARMLKEKEDEHFDRYLNAISRAYDPHSNYLPPAQKEDFDIHMRGSLEGIGALLREEDGYIKVVSLIPGGAAEQEGQLESEDTILKVAEGDQEPVDITDTRIRDAVSLIRGPKGTEVRLHVKKADGSRRIISIVREVVQIKETFVKSTVITPPDSTESFGYLKIPSFYRDFKNGDKNARNVTRDTRLELEKLRKSNINGLIIDLRNNGGGSLSDAVDTTGLFIKKGPVVQVKDSTGDIQVLADEDPKQYYDGPIIVLVNKFSASASEILAGALQDYHRAIIVGSKHTHGKGTVQAVLDLDDNLPFRNMEQFKPLGALKITVQKFYRVSGGSTQYRGIVPDIILPDRFEAVKSGEQYIDYSLPWDTIQSSDYKPLAMQTPLLHLQKSSSERVADDPDMQRIAKQAEEARERIENTRHDLTLAAIRAERHAFEAEKEGMPGSDNASDQDDDWQQQVNEDPYVHEGMAIIHDLLTLS
- a CDS encoding helicase C-terminal domain-containing protein; the encoded protein is MAPQTENITTSYADHCLETMRQAIQDSGGNELFFLGHTDDNLSITDITILARGHRSAVPAITSRCRCGDTVIHNHPSGNLTPSNADLGIAARLGETGIGFHIVDNLVENVYKVVDACPEPQSTTIRHDAVAHVLAAHGPLASHLGSYEERPEQLRMALAVAEAFNQNGLATIEAGTGTGKSLAYLIPAIMWALDNEQPVAISTNTINLQEQLISKDLPLLKEVMDREFHSVLVKGRNNYLCLRRLDSAHREPDLFQNEQSGELAQLHEWAAATNVGSRDELTFIPSSAVWMEVCCEMDQCPRTRCPHYSRCFFHKARRRAAHADLLVVNHALLLSDLSLRAETENYSAAAVLPPYSRIVFDEAHHLEDAATRNFSIRLSHLSFAYSLNRLVHPRKPEKGLLPRLLSTLARELPDTLSALYDSLYRRIETAALDCRQLRDDLGETFTGQRDKLLQTDESASANGFCWRITPQCTETERWLVLQKGFAPLIKQCESLSNHLDQLIKACEQLPEKLFEQVSGQLTDIRAMSGRIQCMGSELAIVLSAGDSACTWIEINESRGRKRDKILWLNSAPISVAATLKQAVYDRFRSIVFTSATLTVNRQFHYFHQRTGLNLCPEKRRQQLCLDSPFDFASQARVVIPTDIVPPTHQNYAAMLAEQVEQAVIASEGRSFVLFTAYSLLKKLYNELEPPLHARGFNCLYQGQSARHLLLKKFRLDQKHILFGTDSFWEGVDVPGQALQQVIITRLPFRVPTEPIQIARSEHLEQMGVDPFMHYTVPQAVLRLKQGFGRLIRHRQDRGVVLILDQRVISKGYGRIFLNSLPPAQRLTGPAQTIQQQLRQFFCSADPTSEE
- a CDS encoding diacylglycerol kinase, producing MAKPGKTGLTRIFNATGYSLAGLKAAWHNEAAFRQEVILALIFTPLAFWISSSLTQTALLLTSLYLILLMELANSALEAVVDRISDEHHPLSGRAKDIGSAMVFVSLAGAAAVWLLVLLD
- a CDS encoding iron-sulfur cluster assembly scaffold protein, producing MYTDKVMDHFSNPRNVGQIENPNVVVKVGDPGCGDAVLIFLKIDDNVITDVKYKVYGCGAAIATTSMASTMVEGKTLEEALEVTDEKVAEALGGLPDSKMHCSNLAATAIRAAVTRYLTPPEEGAAS
- a CDS encoding complex I NDUFA9 subunit family protein; this translates as MRIFLTGATGFVGHHVIQALLLNGHTVRCLVRKPTPSLTSLVQVETVQGDITNPAELKQAMSDCDAIIHLVGIIRAFPQRGITFEKLHVEATRNIITAAAEAGIDRYLHMSANGASPDCPEAYGATKWRAEELVRQSRLTWTIFRPSLIFGPDGEFTRMLIQQLRFLPMIPIIGDGHYQLSPVNVDDVALGFANALSSPQAIGKIYHCCGPDTCSYNDLIDLIGHALGRKRVFKLHHPLILMQPITRFMERFAFFPVTSDQISMLIRGNVCNLEPWASELNLTPTPLADIIKKALAG
- a CDS encoding PilZ domain-containing protein, which produces MAQHSILISADVQALLNLDDDFSKKEGFSILVASSAKDLLKQAREHHPNIIFLIPSMEVDQRNCCRLLKEDSRVSDIPVVAVVNSTTADDLDHCHHARPDDILFTPINNHLFLTSARRILGLAHRSFSRLQTSLVVDYGTDKDQKRVACAYNLSTGGIFISTEIPPKVNQQVFISLALPPNKETLHCEGIVTWINHTKNPAYPDIPPGFGVQFMSLNISDLFAIRNFIDNQEKKRLTAED
- a CDS encoding NADH-quinone oxidoreductase subunit A, whose amino-acid sequence is MLESYLPILVLITVALLFALGSVTFSFLFGPKKPSAVKLAPYECGMPLIGTARERFSVKFYIVAMLFILFDIEAVFLYPWAVVFKRLGMFGFIEMGVFIVILLVGYVYVWKKGALEWE